Part of the Chroicocephalus ridibundus chromosome 17, bChrRid1.1, whole genome shotgun sequence genome is shown below.
AGGAACTCTTCATggggaaatgctgagaatgccactggctgagggagccacaggtgttgctgttggaggagggagaaacccaGAACCTTTGCTCCCCCAACAGCGttgtttccagcagctctgttatctcgggtctgggagggggttttctgactctctctcactccacaaaCAGGTGGGTTGGTCTCAACATGCAAGTCAGATCTCTCATCCTCATGGCCTTCCTGGGGCAACTGCTGGGTAAGTCCTGGCTTTctataaatgcatccttcttctCCCAAGGCTTGCCAGGTTGATCAGGATCATGCAGAGAACTACTCCTTAACTAGAGGAAAATGCTGGGAAATATTGACTCACATTTTTGGATTTCAACCTGTTCTCTCAAGATCCTCTTTCTTTtggatatgaaaagaaagaagagagataccTGCTTTTCTCTCACCTTCATGCCTTTCTCTCTGACTTTCGCTCCTGATCCGCATGCTGTCACCACAGGAGATCTCAGCTCTCATTTTTGCATGAGAGCACTctcacattttccctttccaatgcAAATTGGCAGAACTTGTCAACACTGCCTGGAGGACATTTAGGCTCTCATCCCACTGGCATTACCAGGGCGTCCCATTAtgcctcctggctggcacatGCCTGACGAGCCTTCCAGTTTTCTCCTGTCTGTTTACACAGCCAGGGATCTCTCTTTCTACCATTCATCTCAGCATTGCCGCTCATCAGGGAGCTAGGAACTCTTGGAGATGACAGGCATAGTGAAACAGGATGAATCTTTTTGCCATAGCTCCATAGATGCCTCAACATGCTGGTCCCAGCACACAAAGGTTAGGCTGTTCCCTGGTTCTCTGGGCActaggagcagggaggaggaacaggacttgggaggaggagcagggacactgCACAGCTCTTCTCAAGCTCCACACTGGGCTCAGAGCTCCGAGCTGCTGCCCAAAACTCCTCTCCACCTGGATGTCCCCAGAACTCAGGATTTTCCTACAGGACAAGGGAGAGGCAGCCTTCTCTGCCTGGGTTTTGCTTCCACTCCTGGTTTGTttcccagagcccttccctgctgagctgctgaccttcgctttcttccaggcaccatgggccaggtcactgtcacccagcaagaaggacaagtcacagtgaagcagggagacaaCTTTCAAATAACATGAACCTACCAGACTTCCAGCTATTATGGCTTGgtctggtaccagcagaggaaaggccaaggtccccagctggtctgttatcaggcaactgctggccgcaagcccagtggccgtctcaccaccgtgctgaacaccatggagaaatacagcctcctccagctggaggaaGTCGGGCTCTttgacagtgccttgtacctctgtgcagTGCGTGACACgctggtgcagggagcttccttggctgtgcaagagcccaggggatggaggagatgtgtctgtgcaaggctgagggtgagggaaggggccgTCAGGTGTGCgctggcagtgctgcttcccCTGTACACCCAGGGGTCTGCAGGACAAGATCCTGTGATGGAACATTTTCTTTCCGTTCCACACATCAATTTATGCAACCATGGCCTTAAATATTCCCATACCACACTACATGAAGGCACAGTCTTCTTATTGCCAATGCTTTGGAAGTTCTGCTGTCTGATTAAACAGCACACACTTGAAccattgcatttatatattaGCCATTTGTTTATCTTCACCGCTATTAATAACTGCAGGCACATCCATCCTCCACGACACCCACTGGGTTTGTCTTGTCTCAAGATGGAGACACCTTAAAGCTGGTTCCATTTTGTTATTTCCCTCTTGAACATTGGCCATGGCGGTTGATGTAAAGAGatgctgtgccttttcttctcctaggCAGATCCCAGCATGGGGCATCCATGGGTCTTCATTCCCCTGTTCTCGCTGGGGGCGTTAAACATTCTAGTGGGAGCTGGtcagttcctcctgctcatcTGCTGTGATGAACTGGCACTTTTGGTAGCAAGTGTCCTGCATCTGCTCAGTCACAAATGAGTGCCTAAGCACTGCTCTCTTCCCCCAGacggattttctttcctttttgtccctGTGCATAGAGGTGGCTCCTCAAGGGAAACATCTCcatgaacagcagctgctgctgcagaggctcCCCACACAGGGACAGGCATTGTCCCTCACTCTGCTGGGTTGAGGGAGACActcagcacagccctctgctttaCAGACAGTCCCTCTCCAAGCTTCACATAGTCACACGTGTGACCTCTAAATGCCTTTGCTTGCCAGGGTCCTGTCCCCTGGGCAAGCACATGGTCTACCCTAGTACAACAGCACAGTCCAGGGAAAGGCTGCATTGCTGTTGACAACAGGAACATTGGGTGCCCCTGACGTGTAACTGTCATCATCCccttgggagctgcaggctccagTCCCTGAGAGGGAGATGCCAGGCTACAGTGACTTGGGCCCACAGCAGGAGCCTTTAAGGTTTTACATTTCAGGTGCAATTGGGTAGGCTAGAGTGAGAAAGCAAGAGCAGGAAATAGGAATGAAGATGACCCCAGTCCGGGTCAGGCAGTGCGCACACCATGGGTTCAGGTGCTCATGGATGACTTTCACCACctcattgtctgctgcaggaggaaaatggcTGGGCACAAGCAAACCAGGACATGTGTGGGCTGTATGGAAGACACATTTTTGATGCAGGCAATCCATGAACACATTAGGACAGAGGCTCTCTGTGATCTGCTACTCACAAATGAGGAAGAACTGTTGGATGATGGAAAGTTCAAGATCAGCCTTGCCTGCAGTGACCAGGAGACTGTGGAATTTAAGCTCCTCAGAGAACTGACCAAGACAAACAAGACGACTACTGCAATGGACTTCAGAAGAGCGCATCTTGTAGTGGTAAGGAACTGACCGGCTTGGCACAATGCCCTGGGAAACTTCCCCAAGGCAGGGAGGTCCCAGAGGAGCTGGCTAACCTTCAAGGAGAGCCTCCTCAGAGCACAAGGATGGTCCTCtgcaaaatggatttaaaagcacagctggagTGGAAAATTGCAAGAGATGTGAAGGGAATCAAGAAAGGTATTTCTGGGCCTATTGGCAGCAACAGGATGGCTAAGTAGATTTGGGCTCATTACTTGGTAAGGAAGTGGATCTGGAGACAAGTGACATGTACTCGAtgtctctttctcctcagcttttactGGTATGGCTTCTTCTCAGGGCTACCATATCCCTCACCCTCCCCACAGACTCTATGGGAATGAAGCAGCACCCACAGTAGAAGAATAAGGAATTAAGGAGCTCGTACTACCATTTGGACATACACAAGTTCATGGGATCACTTGGGATGCATccaagggcattcaaggagctgaCTGGACAGTATCTACCCAGACCCtggaaggaagatggagacaaTATTCTCAGGAACCTTCTCTAAGtgcatgaaaggcaagaaggggattTGGAGCAGCTGACATGGTTTTACTGAGGACAAatgatgcctcaccaacctcattgctttccatgaggagttgacaggcactgtgggaaggggaggggcactgcctggggtgtGCCGTGACTTTAGCAAGACCTTTGACATAGCctcatgggtgcacacacatgcacacccataGGCAGACGAAGCTATGCACACTCACAGGCATGGACACGCACAAATATGTGTGCCGTTGGGGAATTTTTATTGTACCATTTGAGGCAAGTTAAACACTTGCCTATgcttagagttaaaaaaaaaaaaaaaccaaaaacgaaaaaaaaaccccaacaaacgaCCACCAAATGATCAATCTATTGGCCAGAGTCCTATCACCATAAGCAGTTCTACAAGGAATCTGCAAAGATGAGTCAGAAGCCAATTCCTTATATACACTGGCAGAAGCACAGGTGCCAACTATCATAAGTGATCTCCCTAAGGGTGCCGtgggggtgtgggaccagtcccagctcTGTAAAGTCACTGGTGCCTCAGTGATCAGTATTCACAGGGCAGCAGAGTGTGGCACACCTGGGACAAGCCAGactccccacaggctgcaaacaCTGAGGCTGGAACATCTGAAATTATAATAactgatcccagtaagaaaggcactctgcctcttcaaagcattccttaaaaatgtcatttattagtGCCAGgactagaaagaaagagatgatcaTATAGGTAACCTTACATCCCTCGAGACGCTGGGAACACTGAGCAGGTCCCATTCACAGAAGCGTTGCTCCATTTTGGTCCGTTGAGTTTTAGagcattttcttcaaaggaaacagttCCATTCATCATTTCAACTGTCAAACGCCACAACTCTGCCAGTTGTTTATTGCATGTGAAAAACTACgagcagctttcccatccttgTTTCTTAGGGTGGAAACCAAGGGGTTGAGCAGGGGAGTAAGAATGATGCAAagaagagccactgctctgcctagCGACCCTTTGGAGGGGGCTCCCATGTACGTGGAGACACACGTGCCATAGAAACTggccacagcagtgaaatgggaagcacGGGTTGAGGCAGctcagtgcctgccttctgcacagcAAAGCCACAGGATGATTCTTGCTCTGCACCTGTAGAGAAGTGAGGAtgaagtggaagcagcagagggtGACCTCACCAATACTGAATGTGATGACATCCTTGTTGGCAGAAGTGCCAGCACAAGCCATGTCCAGGAGGAGGGGTGGCAGATGACTGAACTGGTGCATGTGCCTGGGTGCGCAGTAAACCAAGTGGGACGTGATCTTCTCATTCCCCTGCATGCTCTTTATGAGAGCAATTTGATCTCCCTCAGAAATACACCGTTTCACTGTCCTCATTTCTGTGCTGACTGCCCACAGTTCCCACAGGTTTAGCTCCAGTTTCCAGCCTCAATTCATTCAGCAGAATGAGTGACTTTTCCCCGCTGATGCCTCCAGGCCATGGCCCGAGATTTGGTGATGGAGGAAAGAGGTCACCCCAAAGCCTGTTCCCTGCATTACCACTCCTGCTATTCTGCAGAGCCAATCATCTTCTGGAACTCCACACCCACTACCCAaccaccccagcacagctccggCCATAGCAAGAGGAACACCCTTCCTCAAAAGCTCAtagggctgctgccccctcagGGCCTCCTGCCTTTCTGGGCATCCatgagcagaggcagagcagggcaacGCCTGATGCTCattggcagcagagcagcccgggatgccttcctcagctccaagggatggTTCCCAAAAGAGAAGCCCCTGCAAGCCATCccaacctcccactcctctgagaatggagacGGGTCTCCTTGTGCTCTCAatcccttccatcccttctcccTTGAAAGCCAGGCAGTGTCCCTAGAGGGAAGGACCACGTGGATGCCAGGCTTGAATGCAACAGAACTTTAATGAttcaaaagagggaaacaaagtcaTTCCACATGGAGGCCACCAATGCGTGGGGCCCCAAGGGCAGCTGTGAGTCTGCTGTCCTTGGCTATGGAGAAGTTCCCACATCATGTCTGTCATCCTGGCCCACAGAAGGAGATGAGACAGACAGTCCCTAGCAGGCTGGCATTAGGGGGACAAGGGGatccaaagcaaacaaggaaaagggagagaaaggcaaagcCATTCCGCTGTGTTGAAAACAACACTCAAAAGATCAATCCGCTGCCCAGCACCGTGTTCTGAGTTCCTCAGGGAGCCTCTTCTTGGGGCTTTCCTATAATCTTTATCAGAGGAGGGACCTTCTtccacagtagcggctggaaataccagagaggtcacagcacccagaggtgatgggcactccatcacagctgaggatgctgccaacagcagcggaggtggaggatcccacaacggtgttctgtgggaaggagctgaggatggggccaggcagggtcaccaccacaggagagggctcgatgacgacggtggagttctggcactgcctgacacagggctcattgcagctgttggccagaggtgttgggccacagggccggcagggcaggcactggttgtagcaggacatgtctctaaGGGTAGAGGTGCACCTgacagagaagcagggaggaaagagagcacaAGGGTGGGTGAGAAGCAGCCTGGTTACCCTGTCACAAAGGATCTAAGGCCACTAATGAGTGGAGAGATGGAAGCTGTGTTAAGGAGACACATTGTTATCAATGGTCTACAAATTGGAGCCTGGCCCATGGAGGGTCTCGTAATTTGTAAACCAGGGCCACCACAGCTACATCCCAGCTACTCTCTTTGCAGAACTTCCCCACACTTCCCTCTAGCATGACAGGGAGCTCcaggacacagaaaagaagagaggcaataCCAGCTGAGAGGTCCATCGAGGAGACATAtcactttggaagaggaggagaaggagcttcagactcacctggttcccaaggagaaggaggccagagaagtggatgagaaagcagggacttgggctggcttttatacctgcccttcattgccgcagcaccagaggcatcCTTTGCggaggtaacaatttttgcacaagctcatcttgaatgcaaaccatcacagctaatgatatgggctgtgctttggtctcctgcactgctgccttttaatttccagAGTTGTACCATACCCATTCCTCAATCAAAGTTTCCTGTGATCACTGggatgaaaggccccaggatttccagggcaggaacgCAGCAGTGTAGGCAGAAGACTCAGTTCAAGTGctgagtgggtccagaggaggcaaGTGACACCAGCCTGGGTCACTTCAGTGGAGCTGTTTGGTGTCGTTCTCTGGAAGAAGCTCCAGCCGTCCTCCGCTGGCAGCCCAAGTGCTCCCACACATGAGGAAGTGACACTTCCATCTCTTTCGTTCCCTCCTCAGCTCACCCCGGTGGTCACTTGTTGTTGCCTCCCCAGGTGTGTGCGTTGT
Proteins encoded:
- the LOC134524717 gene encoding feather keratin Cos1-1/Cos1-3/Cos2-1-like, with translation MSCYNQCLPCRPCGPTPLANSCNEPCVRQCQNSTVVIEPSPVVVTLPGPILSSFPQNTVVGSSTSAAVGSILSCDGVPITSGCCDLSGISSRYCGRRSLL